The following coding sequences lie in one Miscanthus floridulus cultivar M001 chromosome 9, ASM1932011v1, whole genome shotgun sequence genomic window:
- the LOC136479587 gene encoding uncharacterized protein produces the protein MAPGSGAGVVLISPDWSRLHYAICLHFSASNNTVEYEALINGLRITIELGATRLYVRGDSELVIDQVMKESSYKSPLMMAYCQEVRKLEDKFQGFELHHVPQRDNDAADFSQN, from the coding sequence atggcgcctggCTCGGGAGCTGGAGTGGTTTTGATATCCCCAGATTGGAGTAGGCTCCATtacgccatctgcctccacttctcagcttcaaacaacaccgtggaatatgaggcccttatcaacggactccgcatcaccatcgagctcggcgctacgcgaCTCTATGTCCGTGGCGACTCGgaactagtcattgatcaggtcatgaaggagtcctcctacaaaagccccctcatgatggcatactgccaagaggtgcgcaagctcgaggacaaattccaggggttCGAATTACATCATGTCCCTcaaagggacaacgatgccgccgatttctCGCAAAACtag